The Corynebacterium glaucum genome includes a region encoding these proteins:
- the glmM gene encoding phosphoglucosamine mutase → MTRLFGTDGVRGLANERLTAPLAMKLGAAAATVLTRERSSGSRRPTALIGRDPRVSGEMLAAAMAAGMASKGVDVLRVGVIPTPGLAFLTDDYGADIGVMISASHNPMPDNGIKFFSAGGKKLPDDVEDEIEAAMVELSETGPTGTGIGRVIEEAPDARERYLAHLKEAVQTDLAGIKVVVDCANGAAFEVAPKAYAAAGADVTAIFNTPDAYNINDGSGSTHIEQIQAAVVEHGADIGLAHDGDADRCLAVDAKGNVVDGDQIMAILATGMQERNSLQDNTLVATVMSNLGLKIAMREHGIELKETAVGDRYVLEELGRGEYSLGGEQSGHLVVPAYATTGDGTLTGLLLMARMAETGKSLEELASVMQVLPQVLINVPVSDKAKIMDSPKVQEAIQIAEAELGDSGRVLLRPSGTEELFRVMVEAADEEQARKVAGQLAAVVAAV, encoded by the coding sequence AAGCTCGGTGCTGCAGCTGCGACTGTGCTCACGCGTGAGCGCAGTTCCGGCTCGCGGCGGCCGACGGCCCTGATCGGCCGCGACCCGCGCGTGTCCGGTGAGATGCTGGCCGCCGCGATGGCAGCCGGCATGGCATCGAAAGGCGTCGACGTGCTGCGCGTCGGCGTCATCCCTACGCCGGGCTTGGCGTTTCTGACCGACGATTACGGCGCGGACATCGGGGTCATGATCTCGGCATCGCACAACCCGATGCCGGATAACGGCATCAAGTTCTTCTCCGCAGGCGGCAAGAAGCTTCCGGATGACGTTGAGGATGAGATCGAAGCGGCGATGGTGGAGCTCTCCGAGACTGGCCCGACGGGTACCGGCATCGGGCGCGTGATTGAGGAGGCTCCCGACGCGCGCGAGCGCTACCTCGCGCACCTCAAAGAAGCCGTGCAGACTGACCTCGCGGGCATCAAGGTGGTTGTGGACTGTGCGAACGGCGCCGCCTTCGAGGTCGCCCCGAAGGCGTACGCGGCGGCTGGTGCTGACGTCACCGCGATCTTCAACACCCCGGACGCCTACAACATCAACGACGGCTCTGGCTCCACGCACATCGAGCAGATTCAGGCCGCAGTGGTTGAACACGGCGCGGACATTGGACTCGCGCACGACGGCGATGCTGACCGCTGCCTTGCAGTAGATGCGAAGGGCAACGTGGTCGACGGTGACCAGATCATGGCGATCCTGGCGACCGGCATGCAGGAGCGCAACTCGCTGCAGGACAACACCCTGGTGGCCACGGTGATGAGCAACCTGGGTCTGAAGATCGCGATGCGCGAGCACGGCATCGAGCTGAAAGAGACGGCAGTGGGAGACCGCTACGTCCTCGAGGAGCTCGGCCGCGGCGAATACTCGCTGGGCGGCGAGCAGTCCGGCCACCTCGTCGTGCCGGCGTACGCCACCACCGGTGACGGCACGCTCACCGGCCTGCTGCTCATGGCGCGCATGGCCGAGACCGGCAAGAGCCTGGAAGAACTCGCCAGCGTCATGCAGGTCCTTCCGCAGGTGCTGATCAACGTGCCGGTGTCGGACAAGGCCAAGATCATGGACTCCCCGAAGGTGCAGGAAGCGATTCAGATCGCTGAGGCTGAGCTGGGGGATTCCGGCCGCGTGCTGCTGCGCCCCTCCGGCACGGAGGAGCTCTTCCGCGTCATGGTGGAAGCTGCGGACGAGGAGCAGGCCCGCAAGGTCGCCGGCCAGCTCGCGGCCGTGGTTGCCGCGGTGTAA
- the tsaB gene encoding tRNA (adenosine(37)-N6)-threonylcarbamoyltransferase complex dimerization subunit type 1 TsaB, whose translation MLVLAIDTATAQLVVGLVETGTGTDTDTDTGTATVLAESVETTRAHNERLVPTVDAVLAEAGRTHGDLDAIVVGCGPGPFTGLRVGMASASAFGQALGIPVHGVVTHDASSTLIDAPSTLIATDARRREVYWAHYVNGERVAGPEVCAPSAIPVDEVDVLSVPEHLADQLTVCAREVTYVAPRPEGLVRAADLNSASAPLVPHYLRRPDAVEPAPKPKSPALPDVHEI comes from the coding sequence ATGCTCGTCCTCGCGATTGACACGGCCACCGCGCAGCTTGTCGTCGGTCTCGTCGAGACTGGTACCGGCACCGACACCGACACCGACACCGGCACCGCTACCGTCCTCGCCGAGTCCGTAGAGACCACGCGCGCGCACAACGAACGTCTCGTGCCCACCGTCGACGCGGTCCTCGCTGAGGCTGGCAGGACCCACGGCGACCTCGACGCTATCGTCGTCGGGTGCGGCCCCGGCCCGTTCACGGGGTTGCGCGTGGGCATGGCCTCAGCCTCGGCGTTCGGTCAGGCGCTTGGCATCCCGGTCCACGGGGTGGTCACCCACGATGCGAGCAGCACGCTTATCGACGCCCCCTCCACGCTCATCGCCACCGACGCTCGCCGCCGGGAGGTGTACTGGGCCCATTACGTCAACGGCGAGCGCGTCGCGGGTCCCGAGGTCTGCGCCCCGAGCGCGATTCCGGTCGACGAAGTCGACGTGCTCAGCGTGCCCGAACACCTCGCGGACCAGCTCACCGTGTGCGCGCGCGAAGTCACCTACGTCGCCCCGCGCCCGGAGGGGTTGGTTCGCGCTGCCGACCTCAACTCGGCGTCCGCGCCGCTGGTGCCGCACTACCTGCGCCGCCCTGACGCTGTGGAGCCAGCGCCGAAAC
- a CDS encoding poly(ethylene terephthalate) hydrolase family protein, whose protein sequence is MSAKLKQLSELSKRGPHRVMEGDLGYTGLPGKVYAPAEGRDLPGVAFGHDWRREIGAYEETLRHLASWGFVVAAPNTETGLTPDHRGFAADLETSMQILAGVRIGNGNITVSPKKLGVAGHGMGGGAAVLAAVDNPKAKAVAALYPANVAPSAVEAARHIVLPAMVVGPGEDSDSLFNPGNPAKLAYNWAGEVVYRAVKKGEQKGFSEDGLGWRLTGLGSSDKKNQATTRALLTGYLLHQLAEEKKYAAFSDPEAAGKNVQSLVGDNLAKAAGLARNNTAFSLF, encoded by the coding sequence GTGTCTGCGAAATTGAAACAACTTTCTGAGCTGTCCAAGCGTGGCCCCCACCGGGTGATGGAGGGCGACCTCGGCTACACCGGTCTGCCGGGCAAGGTGTACGCACCGGCTGAGGGTCGAGATCTTCCTGGTGTGGCATTTGGCCACGACTGGCGTCGTGAAATTGGTGCGTACGAGGAGACCCTGCGCCACCTGGCCAGCTGGGGATTTGTTGTTGCCGCCCCGAACACGGAGACGGGTCTCACCCCGGACCACCGGGGCTTCGCCGCAGACCTCGAGACATCGATGCAAATTCTCGCCGGTGTACGCATCGGTAACGGCAACATCACCGTCTCCCCGAAGAAGTTGGGTGTGGCCGGCCACGGCATGGGCGGCGGCGCTGCGGTACTCGCGGCGGTGGACAACCCGAAGGCCAAGGCCGTCGCCGCGCTCTACCCGGCGAATGTCGCACCTTCTGCAGTCGAGGCCGCGCGCCACATCGTGCTTCCGGCGATGGTGGTCGGCCCGGGCGAAGACTCTGATTCCTTGTTCAACCCCGGCAACCCGGCGAAGCTGGCCTACAACTGGGCCGGCGAGGTGGTCTACCGCGCAGTGAAGAAGGGCGAGCAGAAAGGCTTCTCCGAAGACGGACTCGGCTGGCGCCTGACGGGTCTGGGTTCCTCGGACAAGAAGAACCAGGCCACGACCCGCGCGCTGCTCACCGGCTACCTGCTGCACCAGCTTGCGGAGGAGAAAAAGTACGCCGCATTCTCCGACCCCGAGGCAGCGGGCAAGAACGTGCAGTCGCTGGTCGGCGACAATCTGGCGAAAGCCGCTGGCCTCGCCCGCAACAACACCGCGTTCTCGCTTTTCTAA
- the alr gene encoding alanine racemase: protein MSPLVARIDLSAIAHNTALLKKQAGAARLVCVVKADAYNHGIGRCVPVMEANGADAFGVATLAEARAVQALTSKPVIAWLWSPQEAIPEGIELAVATKEHLASLIDAPFNATAYLKVDTGMHRAGFTESEWDDVFAQAAAAERDGHVRVAGLMSHLADADNLDGDYTSLQAARFRDAIARARAAGLNPVCNHLANSPATWTRPDLVFEQVRPGVSLYGMEPIPGEDRGLRPAMTWAATILAVKPLAAGEPVSYGLTWRAPSDGYTALVPAGYADGIARSWQGAMQVTIGGHRYPVVGRVCMDQIIVWLGENEHSVRAGYEAVLFGEGGMSAAEFADAVGTINYEIICAPKGRTRREYLEPEQERP from the coding sequence ATGAGCCCGCTCGTTGCACGCATCGATCTCAGCGCCATCGCCCACAACACCGCCCTTCTGAAGAAGCAGGCCGGCGCGGCGCGGCTCGTTTGCGTGGTCAAAGCCGATGCATACAACCACGGCATCGGGCGGTGCGTGCCAGTCATGGAGGCTAACGGCGCCGATGCGTTCGGCGTCGCCACCCTCGCCGAGGCCCGCGCGGTCCAGGCACTCACCAGCAAACCGGTCATCGCATGGTTGTGGTCACCGCAGGAAGCAATCCCGGAGGGCATCGAGCTCGCCGTCGCCACAAAAGAGCACTTAGCTTCGCTTATCGACGCCCCGTTCAATGCCACGGCGTACCTCAAAGTGGACACTGGTATGCACCGCGCCGGATTCACCGAGTCAGAGTGGGATGACGTCTTCGCCCAAGCTGCCGCCGCGGAACGCGATGGGCACGTGCGTGTCGCTGGCCTGATGAGCCACCTTGCGGACGCCGACAACCTGGACGGCGACTACACCTCTTTACAGGCAGCGCGCTTCCGCGACGCCATCGCGCGCGCCCGCGCCGCCGGGTTAAACCCTGTGTGCAACCACCTTGCGAATTCCCCGGCGACGTGGACTCGGCCCGACCTCGTGTTCGAGCAGGTCCGCCCCGGTGTGAGTCTGTACGGCATGGAACCGATCCCGGGGGAGGACCGCGGGTTGCGCCCGGCGATGACGTGGGCAGCGACCATCCTCGCGGTGAAACCGCTCGCCGCGGGAGAACCGGTAAGTTACGGACTCACCTGGCGCGCGCCGAGCGATGGATACACGGCCCTGGTACCCGCCGGTTACGCCGACGGCATCGCCCGCTCGTGGCAAGGCGCGATGCAGGTGACCATCGGCGGGCACCGCTACCCAGTGGTGGGGCGGGTGTGCATGGATCAAATTATCGTGTGGTTGGGCGAGAACGAGCACAGCGTGCGCGCCGGCTACGAGGCTGTCCTCTTCGGTGAAGGGGGAATGTCCGCCGCCGAGTTCGCCGATGCCGTCGGCACCATCAACTACGAAATCATCTGCGCGCCGAAGGGCCGCACCCGCCGCGAGTACCTCGAACCCGAACAGGAGCGACCGTGA
- the tsaE gene encoding tRNA (adenosine(37)-N6)-threonylcarbamoyltransferase complex ATPase subunit type 1 TsaE, with translation MKPQFPHSGSRICTTAADTRELGRELGATLEAGDVVILDGPLGAGKTTFTQGVAEGLEVKGRVTSPTFVIAREHRSTCGGPNLIHIDAYRLLGEGSSGDALGELDALDLDTDLDSAVVVAEWGGGLIEQIAERYLLVQFDRDALLDTSPDTEPDTEPDAEARVITWRTADTTHSSTGDGL, from the coding sequence GTGAAACCCCAGTTCCCACACAGCGGTAGCCGCATCTGCACCACCGCGGCCGACACCCGCGAGCTCGGCCGCGAGCTGGGCGCAACGCTTGAAGCAGGAGACGTAGTCATTCTCGATGGCCCATTGGGCGCGGGAAAAACCACCTTCACTCAAGGCGTCGCGGAAGGGCTTGAAGTGAAGGGCCGGGTCACAAGCCCCACGTTTGTCATCGCACGAGAACACCGCTCCACCTGCGGCGGCCCGAACCTCATTCACATCGACGCCTACCGCCTGCTTGGAGAGGGTTCGTCTGGTGACGCCCTCGGCGAACTCGATGCCCTCGACCTCGACACGGATCTTGACTCAGCAGTGGTCGTCGCCGAGTGGGGCGGCGGTCTAATTGAGCAAATCGCGGAGCGCTACCTCCTCGTCCAATTCGACCGTGACGCGCTGCTTGACACTTCGCCCGACACCGAGCCCGACACCGAGCCCGACGCGGAAGCCCGCGTGATTACCTGGCGAACCGCCGACACCACCCACAGCTCCACCGGTGACGGGTTGTAG